Within Populus trichocarpa isolate Nisqually-1 chromosome 6, P.trichocarpa_v4.1, whole genome shotgun sequence, the genomic segment CCGCAAACACACTGAGAAATCAGTTCAATTCAACAGAAtagaagagaagaggaagaaggaaaTATAGCAATAGCACTACTACTACTTGtgtcaaaataataagattctTCTTGTATAAACGACATCGAAACAATGCATTCGTTCGTATACAGAGCGAACGTGTTGCTAACGTTCGCCCTCACTATACTGGCGTTAATGTGTGCCATCGCTTCTTTCTCCGACAACTTCaattttccttctccttctgcCGAAATCcaggtttctttcttcttttgttgatttattgTTGTTTGGTGGATCTAATTCCAACtttgaaatcatgtttttttttccctttctattTGGGGTTTTGTAGATAGTGAAATTCAATGGGTTTCAAAAGAAGCCACCCGGAAATGATGAGGTAATTGATTCTTTCTTTacctttattattttgtttttttaagagtttgaactgtataaaaaataaattgatgggattaataataatttgtgctttttattattattattattattatttaaatttttaagtggaatcttttattaaaaaagagttACTGTTGCTAAATATAAAAAGCTACGTGGATTTTTAAAAGGTGGATAAATTTGTTTATGAGCAGGTTTCAAATTCTGGGttgaatggatttttttttttattaaagtttaaaatttgtttttatttatttgttgaattGGGTTTTTAGTATTTCTATGATATGTAGCTCaagtgtatttatttattttttggttaatgtTATAAGTATTGTTCTTAGAGGTTTGCATTCTCCTTATTGGTTTGATCTTCTGTTTGTTAGTGTGCTCAGGTTTTAGTATGTCTGACTGATTCCAATGACTAAAGATACTGTCTTGGTTTTCACTTTCTGAAAACCCTAATGTTAAAAGATTCACTTAGGTAGAGATTTCAAAAATTGAGTAGAACAATTTGGTCTCTCCCGCATGCTGGTTTAGACTTGATTTTGCCTCTCACAATTGTTGACATTCAAGAACATTGTAATtgctaaatctaaaaaaataaaattgttttcagCTCATAAGATGACCTGGCCATGAATCTTTGTTGTTGAGGAACTTAGTCCCAAAGGCTTTTGATGTTAACTTCACGGGTGTCCCAAACACCCCAcagacatttttttttggttatcctTTGTGTTTCCTTTATGGACATCCTGCTTTCAACCTGCATTTTTTCtcctgtgtgtgtgtgtgagagagagagagattcaatATTTGGGGTAAATTCTCCTTCTTGACTATAAAATCCCATGGAGGAAATTGCCAAATCAGTCTCATCATTGGTCAAAAGTCATATCTCGGAAATATTTCATGTATGTACTATCTACTTTGCTGAAATTGATCATAATATGCTAAATTTTGCAGAAAATTCTGATAGTAGTAAAAATCATTCAATACAAAATTGAAGTAGTTTACAACTTGATACATGAACGTTTAGGTTAAAATGATATTAGAACTGAACTTCTGTAATCAGTGTTACATCTTTTAACTTTTCAGCTTATATATTGGATTTGGCCTATTACAATTCCGTCTTTTTTCTGCTTCAAGAAATTCATATCAAAAGTTGATCACTACTTTCATCATGCTAGAATTTTAGTTATTGGTTGAATAAGTGCCAAAAACATACACTAGGGGAAGTGATGACCTTGTACCTATTAACCACTGAGTTAATATGCGATCAGCTTCTTGGCTTTTCTGTGGCTATGCATGTTTTTAAGATGGAAGgaattttgattgaaataaCTTCTTATAGAGTGATGCTTGTAAGTTTGCAAGATGGTGGAATTTCTTCTTCCAGAAGACAGGCCTGCTTGATAATGTTGATATTTCTTTCTTCCCCGTTCATCTTAACTATTTTAAGATAATGTATGATGTCAAACCATCTTCCATTTTTTATGCATTAGTGTAGATGCAGGCACTTTATTCTGGACTACTTGATAAGCTAGCAATAATTCGACACTGATTGAACTGCCCATCATTTAATGCAGGTCAGCCTGACCATGAATATAACAGCTGATTTACAGTCACTGTTTACATGGAACACAAAGCAGGTACGAAATTTGAAGTAggagtatatttgtttttcctcaGTGATAGGTGTTATAGTCTTTTCATTTCAGAGCTGTAAATATTTAACCCTCATGCCAAGGCAAGCCATCTGGTTGTTTCATGAGTGTAATCCGAGTAGCGAGTACATTTCATTTACTGAACCAATCGCTCTCTATTATAGTTTCCATGTTCTGACAAATTGTGTTTTGGATGCCCTATGACAATTTGGAAATCCAATGTAAAACTTCTTATGTTACATAGTTGGGACATTGCTGGGATGAATGACTTGAATTTTAAACTGACttgtttataattaaaaaacaaatcttttttatgCCTTGGTCTTGTCCACCAGGGATTTTGAATTGATGGGGCGCCTAAATGTATTGGTATTGTTCAATGCTTATTCAAGTATATAATGATCACATAATAGCCAATTCAAacatttaataataatgaactTGTCATTTATTGCAGCTTTTCATATTTGTAGCGGCTGAGTATGAAACTCCCCAGAATTCATTGAACCAGGTACTCTAGGTGCTTGAAATTAGAAGTATGTTCTTTTCCATTTTGGTTCTCATCTTTCACACgttgaactttaatttttaaaaatttacgaGGCGTGCTTGGAGCTGAATCAGTTTCCCTTTCCATTTTCCCTGTTACACGTACAGGCACTACACAAGCCTCTTGAGGCATCTGTATTTAATGTCCTCAAATGTCAGGGTCTACTGCATAAGACTATGTTCACTacttaaatgtttttgaatgtcTTGTGATAGGTGTCTCTTTGGGACGCTATTATACCTGCCAAAGAGCATGCAAAGTTTTGGATCCAGACCAAGAACAAGTACCGTTTTGTTGATCAGGTACCATCTGCATGGAgtgatttcttttcatttcacaCCCACGAGCCACCTCATGTGCTGCTACTGCTATGTTTCAGAACTAAACATTAGTTTTTCTTGTGCAGGGAAGCAATCTTCGCGGTAAAGAATTCAATCTAACGTTGCACTGGCATGTCATGCCTAAGACTGGCAAGATGTTTGCTGACAAACTAGTCTTGTCTGGATTCCGCTTACCTGAGGAGCATAGGCGAGGATAGGGCATCTTTGGTGTATGTTTTTGCTTTAACTTTAGCCATTATATGGGATGATAAAGGTCAgctaaattaagaaaacaacagACGGGGAAAAAGTTTCATGACCGAGGTGGGAATGGGGACGACAGAGAAATTTGAGCACTTGGGTTTATATTTTGGTCTTGTTGGATTCTGTCTTTGGTTTTGGGTGTTTCCTTCTCCACTTGTCTATTAAGTGCGCCGTAAAACCCCATAATCTCTGTGAGCTGTAGAGAGATCGCCaatcaataattttgtttaaagaaTGTAGAGACCTGTGAACGCATTGCTGAAATGGAATGCATGCTAACATTTCTAATTGATCAAACGAGTTGAACAACCAGAAATCAAAATCCAACATGGGAAGGCTTGAAGCCCAATTACCACCTGCTAGCTGAGTATTCCACCACTAAATCAAATTGTTTGACTTTGTGTTCCTCTTTATTTTGCCtgcaaaatataatttgacatttgaggtctgttttttttttcttaaaaacatatCTGTTTGTTCTCGTTTCACCTTTTCATCACTTCAATAAATTCTCTTAACCATGGCCAATTATTTTAGAATGTGGGGGCATTTTACAAAAGTGTTGGTCTTTTGGGCTTTCCCAACCTTCCATCAGATGATATTTAGCCCCAATTCTTCATTTCGTatatatctaattttatttctcaaatcaattttgatttggAATCTTTCTATAATAATTAGCATGAGTGTTGAAATTGAGACGGGAGATGGAGATCTATTTTGAAGTcttatagtatttttttgtttaaaagtatattaaaataatatatttttatatatttttttaattttagatagtaacaaaaaaattcaaagattttagaAAATACAATTTAACCGTACTCACAATCAACCCAAAGAATTCAACGCATGTCCAAATTGTTTTCTTCAAGTGCTTATAATCCAATTCCATTGTAAAAAGGCTGGAGTCCTCCAGCTTTGCAAGTTACAAATATCAACCAATTACCAATCAGTGCAGTAAACAAAACTAATTCTCATATTTATTTACTTGGCTTCAAGCAAAAATTACAACACATGACTTTCCTTGTTGATTTACATAGCTCGATAGGGCCTCAGAATTGAGTTACATGTGGAGTTAGCTCATACATTTCCCTGTCATTTCTTCTATTTTCCTTTCTATAAAAGGAGTGCTACGAAGCAATTCTGACATGCATGGAATATTCACAATGAATAGACTCAAATAAATATAACGTAACAAGGAATGAAATCAGAAATTTATACGAGCCTTGGGATTTCTATGGTTGATTATGCCTGGAAAAGACTATTGTGTAGGCACGAGATACCATAAACAAGCACTGCAGTTACGTGCAGACCCCTTGACAATAATTAAACAAGTCTGATAATGATGCACAGATGCATATACAGATGAAGTTGACAGAGAGGATAATCACAGATGAAGCCTTTGCACTTGGCAGTATATACTGAAAAACATCAGCACATTGTTCCTTGGTCTGATAATCTCCACGACTAGTATTTTTGTGAGTGGctagatcatcatcatcattagaaGAATCAGATCGAATGTTGAGACCATGTAAGCAGAAAAAACACTGATCCAAAGCATTATCAATTAGTAACTCAAGTTCCTCCCTTTCATCTTCATTAAGTTCATCGATACATTGTATCGGCTTGTCTCCTTTGTTCTTGCCCCCATCACCGCTTCTGCATTCTACACTTGCACTGTCGTTCTCCAGTCCTGCAGGAGATGATATAACTTCGTAAGAAATTTCCTCCAAAACCATCATTCGCAGGAGCACTTATTTCATCCATTTCAGCTGCACCCATCTCCACTCCCAATGTATTTGATATTGGCTCCACTTTAGATGTTTTGTTCGGGCAATAAAGCTCTTCATCATGTTGAATTGCTTCAATGTTGGAAGAGTTTAAGTTGGATTTAAGCTTCATGTCCAAAGGCAAGAGATGCTTTATTGCAAATTTAAGAAATGTTCCTTCCTCCCCTTCGCCACCCTCACCAGCACAGCAGAGACCATGCTCAGCATGTAAGTCATGGATTGCAACAATCAATTCAACCTAGGATTGGAAGtaagaaattcaagaaaaatctatgagaagaagaaaaacgagAATGATTGATGATGCACTCACATCCAATGTTtctcatttttcattaaaaaatacagCTTGGTTTTTAACAGGAATGGTAAGGACAAGATGTTGAAGCTTGCAGAACGCAATGCCTGCGTAAACAAAGCTGCAACTTTGCTTTTCTTCCATTTCATCAGCAATCAATTGGCTCAGAAGATTTCTTAGGGAAGTAATTTGCAACATGGCACATGACTGCCAGCAACAAAAGTCCTGAATATCGCCGATGCTGCCAGTGGGAATGATTTTGCCGTTCTTCAAGCACGATAAGTAACAATGGAAAGAATGATGACCATGCAACAGGCAGAAcccaaaaagagagaaatactCAAAATAACAGAATCATATGATTACGCCTTAACTAGAGATGGTGACCCGAACCCGATAAATACTGATCCAAACCGACATGAACGAGtaagattttattttccttgttcaGGTTAGGGATAGGTTCGGTACTACCCGACCcgaactacataaaaaaaaaccttaaaatttaGAAGACTTACATTTTGTACCAAGAGatatatatgttgaaaattTAGGTTTCCAATCTGCTCCAGCCTTCACCAGTCACCCGTCTCTCGCTCTCTGCCTCTTCCCCTCACTCTCTTCTCCAATCTCCACTTCTCCGGCCAGCAGCAGATGTCACTAGCAGGCAGCAGCTGAGTTATTTTGTCTCCCCGAAGATGCTAAAAGTCCTGagttatttttgtatatttgtttattatcaGTATAAATGTGTTCTGGCTTGAATATAGTTTAATTTCCGCTCGATTGGTAAGTATTTGCTCAGTgctgattttatgtttttgttaggTTTTGCAATATCCTTATTTTTGTGCTTAATGTTGTATCAATGTTTTGGAGGTCGGGTAGGGATGTACAATGGATATCCAAAAGGTCGGTTTGATTAATACCCAATAGGTTCGGCTAAAAAAACCTAACATAGGTTAtatttgttttccggaaagtgattttcaggaaattactttccaaactttcctgtgtttgtttgctattagaaaagttggtcaacagaaaacactttccagttaaaagaaaatttggcttggtttccaggaaactgttttcctggaaaatttgggcggaaaacattttccggaagttgtaaaaaatttagaaatgtcatattatttgttgattatatcaaatttggtcctcaaacttttgattgctatatatattttgttttgaatatttatttttcaatttcatctcttaaaatttaatttttatattaactttggtcctcatttttataattgttatttgcttttctcttatcagtttttaattgaaattttttatctatcaaatttggtcctcattcttttgattgttacttattttatttgaaataatttatgaaatggtaattattattattttaatttcttcatctttcaatttttttatttgttagatttgatctctattattttgattattatttattttatttgagataatttatgaaattatatttttttcaatttcattcacattcaactttttaatttgtaaaatttattcctcattattttaataaatttgaaaaaaaataaaatattaataagttattttccagctcattttccatgacataaccaaacactggaaagtattttccaacttattttttattacactatcaaacatcagaaaataatttattttcctgaaatttattttcttgaaattcactttttaaaacaaaataaacaaacagtAATAGTTGCTAACCATTGCCATTCCTAGGGCGAAATGATATTACTATTGTGGTCTTACTAATAAGATTATAAGACCACTAAAACAATTGTGGTTTA encodes:
- the LOC7470727 gene encoding signal peptidase complex subunit 3B, with amino-acid sequence MHSFVYRANVLLTFALTILALMCAIASFSDNFNFPSPSAEIQIVKFNGFQKKPPGNDEVSLTMNITADLQSLFTWNTKQLFIFVAAEYETPQNSLNQVSLWDAIIPAKEHAKFWIQTKNKYRFVDQGSNLRGKEFNLTLHWHVMPKTGKMFADKLVLSGFRLPEEHRRG